agattcatattcagtgattgctcattataatgattgcataattgtattttatagttttgcatttcagtttaatatatgtttagtgtacatgcaatgcttagaataaccagatatgcatgggacataagagttgctttggagtgcgcgtggtagtgagctacgacgtagtctgctcgcgcattgatggaatgtataagaactgccatttatttcattgttcagtattcagtaaggacggagcgaaaacactgttttctaccgttgttaaacgcactaaacatagagactcgttctttccgtctagagtggttaagtgaatgaatatgttaaaaatgaattcctgataacaagaagggaactttagccactacaacctgcttggtccattactgttgtcagataacattttactttacagatggagctttactcgtgtagcaggcataatggtgttcccgttacttgcatttacataaacacttttcacaaacagtaacttacataaacacactgtatttgtgacatactcgtacatgcacacactattatctagcattgcgatgttctcgtcaccgactagaccgtatgaccttagccaaagtaaaaacaagtgaagtgacaaagtgtacttaccattcagaaacgtcctgttgtaccctaaattctcgaacttgtttgggagcctcttcttgttcagggtctgaacaatctcgtatccagtcgccatattttataaaactaaacttggtaagaatgagtagctaaaaactaaaaggttagaatgattagcccaaaaccgtagaggaggggggaggaggggttagctggctcattagcataagcgctcaaaacagctcgctgacagaatggctgtgtttggcagggtaaaaaggatgccattaataatgatccttgtggtattttgaccaaaatatgttacagacatttcattaagaccccaaggaaccatatcaacttgtggtaaaatgggcatacgatgggccctttaagagtagaacaaagtgtgGTGGCATAGAccaaagtacttcaataaatacatcaattaatacagctttgtttatgcacatgtgtaaggtgactgagatggtatgtgacttgtagtcaataaagtgcttagtgtttagtgcatgtcggtatttagagttctgatggctgtcgggaaaaaactgttcttaagacgcgtggtccttgctctaaaggagGGGGCATCGTCCCGTGGCGTGGACACATtcgcaaacaaaaaaaaccaacaaacaaacaaaaaaacatttagaaatgaatgattgcagattatggtgagacttttgaaactgcaatcccaagaaaggtcagcaatacTACTCCACCTCACTcatatggtactaacacatgtagcatttacgatttcttttgatatcaagttttgctgctaagctttgtccttgaaaggttacaagatgacctacaatcccaaggtgacatgttataagggtatgtgAAATTCagtcagtggaagaagaagatttgatttggaagcatttaattgaggatatatgaaaaaggacagcgattcaCTTTTTAAACCGttgaactgtagataataatgtagttttatattgcaacatttccataattactttgttcaaaagaaataatcgtaaattaaatattaggaaattaatagaaaatatatcaataaaataaataaaaagcaaaacattaaaatgttacaagaactggtaacttaaatgttgggaaataaatacaaaacaggactttgtccatgttgttgttggtggcttcgtcgacatttaaggaaaacatgctgtttttttttttacttttccgaaatacgtcttttaatctctggtgttatgccgtgtgtgttaaaatagctggcatgctgattggatatCGACAGTTTAGTCAAAGCAATTGTCTTCAGCTATTTTTTGGCATAAATTCACCACGGGTTGGGCGGGCCTGAAAGACAAGATCTTGCTATGCGATGAACGTGCACACGCGTAttttcaggtcacacacacggtcagttattgatgctggtacatcagctgtggttgttgctcccggtaacggcgttgtgtgttggagagcacaAACGGCTGCTCTGAGCAGGGTCTAACTCATGACGTGGAAGCACTTTTTTCCGGGTCGTTGCATATAGTATCTTTTtcgagcacaaagtgcagaagcaagcacctgcttctcttaacttcttagttacaccagctaccaaaaggcttactgtccttccctatctcttctatccatgcccagcgcgatttatttttcaatcctTTATCAACTAGGAGGGCATCTTCCCCAGGATTCATGAACTCGGGCATCTACGCAGCataggcagagcgatagagaaaagtcggtgtttgaagcacattttcccaagacccgccccaatctacttctgattggctaataatgttattttgagagcgggagagttgttctcctttcatttcattggcagacaaactcataaactcgaaagtgatggtgatgatatcgagacgtgttttttatttttatttgttttatataaGACTTTTTTCCGCAGCCAAACGCCGCACGCCGGAAATCtggcacggtgccggaatactttaatccctgcaTAATGTAATTCTTGTACATCTAGGTTTTCTTTGGCgactgttgtcgcatccaacagcacaacatatcccgggcattttgaactttctgtgggttgtgaccgtaaacagcGCGCTAGCTATTACCACTTTAGCCTGCTGAGGAGAGTGTAGACGAATGTATGATTCACATTAAGGTTACAGAATTCTCCTGCTGAAGTGCTCAGAAGGCGCtgaagtcaagtgtgaacgcAGCCTTAATCACCCAGTGTAACATGATTCATGAGACTACAAATCAGTGAGACAGACCCTTTATTAGATGGTCATTGATAGTCCAGTTTAAGCTATTAAACACAGTtactacacacactgatattatTGGTATTCTAAATCCAGTATGGAGCATTCAAAAGTGTCAGAGTGATGTATGCACAGGCAGTGGCGATTCTAGAAAATTTTACATGGGgtggcatatcacacacacacacacacctgatgtctATATGTATTTATCAGCCCACTGTTAATCGGCCTGGGCTCTCCTCTGCAGATTCCCTCGCTTTGTGACGCGTTTGACGTCAAACTGCTGCCTGTGGCAATGAGCGCTTCTGCCTCCGGAGCAGACATCGCATTTACGCTGCTTTTGAAAGCAATTACTGgatcgataaaaaaaaaaagtgaaaacgtTTGTACTCATAAACCTCCATATCCATAAGAGACATTCTTATTCACAACCCTTGAAATGTATTAAGAAAAGCTACTTTTATAGAAATGCAATTTATGTCTTTCTGTAATTTTCACACTTAGCAAAGTCATCCGGCGGGCCAAACTGGACCCCCTGGTGGGCCGTATTCGGCCCGCGGGCCCTatgtttgacacccctgctctAAACAAATTAACCATATGTACAGTGGTGGAATTTTCTAACCAACATGTTAGCTTGGACATAGAGCGATCTCTTCTGTCTGAACATGTCGGCATCATCCTCCAACGTGTCTGTGATAATGTGCCCTAAGTATTTGGTGCTATTGGACACCCCCAGAGCTTGCCCAGAAAGATGAAAAAAtatgaaagataaaaaaatatttatttatacaaatcCAGATagtgaaaacagacaaacttcTAAATGGCCAATTGAATTTATAATGGCTTGTTCTGTATGTATTAGGTTATCACATACCGAATAATGTATGCCAAAGCTAGACTAACTAGCTAGCGAAAGATAGGGTGGACTAAAGAGCGCACACTTTTTACTGTTACTGAGTTTACTGTAGGCTACATGACGGGACTACCTTAAAAACAGCCAGAAAAAGGCTTTTTGTGAGAAAACGGTTTGTGGTATCTAAAATCTGATTTCGGAATAGCTTAACAGTTAGGTTACATacgtaatgaaaataaaaactgagaAAAAGCCGCTATAACATTTTCTGTCAGTCCACCTTACTGTACTAAAGACGTTGGTTAGCTAAGCTAACAGTGGTAACGTTAAGGCTAGCTAGCACAAGCAAGCTGTATAGCGAGCTAGCTACTGTATGCTACCGACTGAATTACAACGGAACTGTCTATCACATATGACCACCCATCACATTTTCTTGATTCACGAATCACTTTTTTCATCACTGCAAGTCTACAGTAGGCTTGTCTCCAGTTTGTTTTTGGCTTCTCAAATGCTTTCAAACCGTTTCTTTCTTCACTGGAATGGAGCGGGAGATGGGCAACCAcgcagtgttgccaacttttctgtaaggaaaatagctgttagctctcccaaaagtcgctagatgacgtaatcaactaatttgcataatatgcaaataagcTGCGCAAGCGCACATTATGCAATTCTGGGAGAGGTAAAATGTTcacgcgaatacaaagttctaatattttgctgctatctagtcagactagccctcgctgtactcagctctTGAGATCGGTTGTAATGTGAACTGCAGAAcgggatatgtgagatgctttttcagtgctttgtcgaCACAATAATCCaataataatgacagaaaaaagtcGCTAGATTTGTCGCTAGTCGCTTTTTGCTAATAAAGTCTCCAAGGGGGTCTGGAAAGTCGCCAGATATAGCTACAAAGTCGttaagttggcaacactgcaaCCACGGTGACAAGAGAGCAAAGCCGACTCATGGACTCCACCATTTTACAGGGGAAGAGATCAACAGCTTAAGTAGCAAAAATATAATACCATTCAATAAATGTATAGTATATTATAGGAGACATTTCTGACAACCTTGGTGGCAAGCAATTTTTTTAGGGTGGCAGTTGCCACCCCGGTGGTTTCGCCACTGTGCACAGGGGATAGTTGCTTTGTTTCCCTATCTGGAAGACCCATTTTCACAACATGGATATGTAAGTATATCACAATATTGCATTATTACAACATTAGGCATATATTCACTGTTTGAATTGCTGATAGCATTCCTATTTGGATATATTTATAATTACATAGGAACATTACTACGATCCAGAGAGTGGTTCTGGATACCTTGCATGGCGATTGAAGACCATTCAAAGAAAAAGTTCAGAGGAAAGAAGCTCAGTTAGCAGATCTCCCAAAGGTAAGTTCATTATCTGTTACTAATGAAATTGAGTTGGAGATAGGAGTCTAcaaatttgtgttttgtcttaagTTGGTGGGCCAAGCCATGGTCGACAACCATTCATAAGTGACAAAGTGCAATCTGATGAGGATGTGGAAGCAGCAATTGCAGTTTTGAGACACTCTGCTGATGAAGACACTATCCGTGAGAAGATGAAAACTACCTTCATTTATCGCCAAGCAATGGTCAATGATAAAAGTAAAGCAGCAGATGTCTTCTTGGTCTTTCCACGGTTTCTGGACACCAGGACTGGTATGATGTCTTAATTCACTGaatcatcaaaatcatcaatgCAGTATCTGTTATCACTCATCAATGCTCtttatgtatgttgtattgcAGATAGAACAAGATTTCAGACTCCTGTTTGGTGAGGCCACAGCCAACACATTTTTGGAGAGGTGGCCAACCACTTTCAGAGCAAGAGTCATAAAAGAAAGCCATGGACTGGTGCCTACCACAGAGCTCTTGGATTTAAtgcgcaatgctgagtcaaccgcTGAAGTTGAGAACGGTATGAATAGTACTTTTTTCACTTGGTATCATTGCTTATGTAAGTGgacaatatactgtacattttggTTATGGTGCCAGTTGTCAATTTAACATAATTGTGGCATAATATTGACCTAATGTTGATATACTGATCTGTAGGGTGGGACAGTGACATGTCTGCGATTTTGCTGCTGCTACATCTGCTACCACCATCTGCGCAAGGTCGAAAAAGGCCAGGAAAGATATCTGCATCTCAAGCTGTAGATCAGCTCATCAAATTTCAAAAAGTATACGAAACAGTTGTTGAAAATACTTTCCATCACATTAATGTCATTCACAGCTTGTCAttcactgtcactcaagagtcgttcgaaagccaatattacatcacccgggctctttttggcacccggtcactttttgccatgacagcgccacaccaacactgcgtgcggaggctctgtggtgtttaaacactgcagttAAACACCACTCATTGAACTCCAACGAAGGAATTTCGGAGatgtttaaagaaatgtttctcGACTCTGACATCGCAAATTCATTCACGTGTGATAAAGACAAAACCGGCTACATCATCAGATTTGGATTAGCATCGTTCTTCAAAAAACAGCTTGTTGATGGCATCAACAAGGCTGGGCCATTCGTGTTGATGTTTGCTCATGTAACAGGTTTGAAAAGCAGGTttaaataattgcacaagataatctgttacctgtatttcagtttctttttaatcttttattttgatatcacaagcacactggtattgggggtctctggtagccccccccctgttttgttcctctcttcccccttcctctttcctgtttgacatatgctgggaatgaggtaggtggttgagtTTCATGGGGATAAAGAATctaataaatattgcctttaaaaataggcatCTAGGTTCTTATATATATTCTTataacttaataataataataataataataataataataatattattattattatatatatatatatatatatatataatatagctATACTATTTTCAGGAAATATCTCTTTGACCTATCCTTtgtatgtttttccttttgttacatgtgggggctagcattGACAGTGGAGCTAGTGTACGGGAGCTCACCaaactgtttgtctgttggtGTTTGCCTTCACAGGTGTGATACAGTTTTTActtatctttttttaatgtatatattacatgtctgttcttattttgccctgtttgacatatgctgggaatgagcaTTGACAGTGGAGCTAGTGTACGGGAGCTCACCaaactgtttgtctgttggtgtgctttcacaGGAGTGATACGAAATAAAGATACATCTCAGCAACTGTCCACGAGTCACAAATATTaaaaaacacaacgcagaagtcACACCGGTTACACTCATGAATTCATATTAcaggcatgaaaatccctcaccttacggcgaaattcgccgttttgaaaccaaaataggtgacctacgtgaatcgtgtagattcgatgagaaatgtttttgggGGGAGGGTATTCATGGGTTtaggtattcatattcagtgaactgcgaacaggtgcgcgtgccagaagggagcgcgagattcagtgaattgcgaacaggtgcgcgtgccagaagggagcgcgagtgcatggaaatattaacgccTGGTCAAAAACCATTGCCTCCACTGGCGGCAGGCGATCTGCGTCTAACTGCTCATCTTGAATCAAAAAAGGATCGATTCCAACCGCTGAAATCTTTCTTTGGTAACGCAGAAGGACATGAGGTTGCAGGCCTCTCGCATAATCAGACAGCGGACACGCTAGGTCAACTTCTTCTGACATTTAATAAGTGAACCCCAAGATGGCGCCACGCGAGatgctgacgtcacgtgaatacggcttgagcctctttgaaaacacagttctgcgtgtagttttgtgttaaaaaaaaaatacaattaaacaaccgtgtctaaaatacacgctttctgaaagtgattactcgttaa
Above is a window of Clupea harengus chromosome 14, Ch_v2.0.2, whole genome shotgun sequence DNA encoding:
- the LOC116223571 gene encoding uncharacterized protein LOC116223571, which translates into the protein MIKVKQQMSSWSFHGFWTPGLIEQDFRLLFGEATANTFLERWPTTFRARVIKESHGLVPTTELLDLMRNAESTAEVENGWDSDMSAILLLLHLLPPSAQGRKRPGKISASQAVDQLIKFQKVYETVVENTFHHINVIHNKTGYIIRFGLASFFKKQLVDGINKAGPFVLMFAHVTGFPIPVAPVPGATVPAVIPSESGSSSAATSPATGSAVPDTARAAIPALSPDYVLHAPVEEVHCGLFNPHKAPSRPPEHLP